The genomic window CCAAATTCCGTTATCAAGTAAGAAATGATCTTGATTAAACATTAGTTATCCTTGTCTTCGTCAGCCAAGGGAGTTAACCGTGGCTCTTCATGCGCTTTAGACCAGGCGCAACGATAAAAAATTGAATATTTTCGTGGTACGTCGTCAATACTGCAGCTAGTCCATGGTCTACAGCGCAACAGACGTAAAACGGCTAGAATACCACCCTTAAACGCCCCATAGCGGCTAACGGCTTCTATAGCGTATCTTGAGCACGTTGGATAATAACGACAGCAAGCAGGTCTTTTGGCAGAAATCACGCGTTGATACCAGCGAATCGCTTTTATAATCAAATTCGCTACAACACTATTTCTACCGCTCATGATTCATCACTGCTCCTGCGAGCTTGCTTTACTATCACTATCTTCGCTAGTTTTTAAGCACATAGTTTGCATGAATTGATTTTGATCTTGAAGATTTTTAGCTATTTTGCCGAAAATCTTTTTGATTTGCTCATTCAACGAATCAAACGAAGATTGTGCAGCAGTAGGTTTTGCACGCAATACTACATCGCAACCATATGGAAGCAACGACTCGTGCTCTTTTGCTATTACCCTAA from Gardnerella vaginalis ATCC 14018 = JCM 11026 includes these protein-coding regions:
- the yidD gene encoding membrane protein insertion efficiency factor YidD; this translates as MSGRNSVVANLIIKAIRWYQRVISAKRPACCRYYPTCSRYAIEAVSRYGAFKGGILAVLRLLRCRPWTSCSIDDVPRKYSIFYRCAWSKAHEEPRLTPLADEDKDN